In one window of Coralliovum pocilloporae DNA:
- the fdxA gene encoding ferredoxin FdxA produces the protein MTYVVIDNCIRCKYTDCVDVCPVDCFYEGENMLVIHPDECIDCGVCEPECPAEAIKPDTEPDLDKWLTINAEYAEKWPNLTARRDPMPEAEKHDGEAGKLEKYFSEKPGEGD, from the coding sequence ATGACATACGTCGTCATCGATAATTGCATTCGTTGCAAATATACAGACTGCGTGGATGTTTGCCCTGTAGACTGCTTCTACGAAGGTGAAAACATGCTCGTCATCCATCCGGACGAGTGCATTGACTGCGGCGTGTGCGAGCCGGAATGCCCGGCGGAAGCCATCAAACCGGATACCGAACCGGACCTGGACAAATGGCTGACCATCAACGCGGAATATGCGGAGAAGTGGCCAAACCTGACGGCCCGTCGCGACCCGATGCCTGAAGCCGAGAAACATGACGGCGAGGCAGGCAAGCTGGAGAAATACTTCTCCGAGAAGCCTGGTGAAGGCGACTGA
- a CDS encoding CarD family transcriptional regulator produces the protein MAITKKSSQRQGFKTGEYIVYPAHGVGQITEIEEQEIAGMALELFVIYFDKDKMTLRVPTAKIESVGMRKLSDAAVVKKALETVRGRARVKRTMWSRRAQEYEAKINSGDLISISEVVRDLYRSDSQPEQSYSERQLYEAAIDRMARELAAVNKVSETEAIQLVEKNLQSNASRRPKASDENQEEEAAA, from the coding sequence ATGGCAATTACGAAGAAATCATCTCAGCGGCAGGGATTCAAAACGGGCGAGTACATTGTGTACCCCGCGCATGGCGTGGGTCAGATTACGGAAATAGAAGAGCAGGAAATCGCTGGAATGGCGCTTGAGCTGTTCGTCATCTATTTCGACAAGGACAAGATGACACTGCGGGTTCCGACAGCGAAAATTGAGTCCGTCGGAATGCGGAAGCTGTCAGACGCAGCTGTTGTCAAGAAAGCACTGGAAACGGTTCGTGGGCGCGCGCGTGTCAAGCGCACCATGTGGAGCCGCCGTGCTCAGGAATATGAAGCCAAGATCAATTCCGGTGATCTGATTTCTATTTCTGAAGTGGTTCGCGACCTGTACCGTTCCGACAGCCAGCCGGAGCAGTCCTACAGCGAACGCCAGCTCTATGAAGCAGCGATTGATCGCATGGCACGCGAACTGGCAGCCGTGAACAAGGTTTCCGAAACTGAAGCCATTCAGCTTGTGGAGAAAAACCTTCAGTCCAACGCCAGCCGCAGACCTAAGGCCAGCGACGAGAATCAGGAAGAGGAAGCAGCTGCTTAG
- a CDS encoding M48 family metalloprotease, which translates to MSLVQFAFVSARLWRGLMLSLLAVALLSGCQTLSGGFGPVTLGDRTQSRDARIGRQEHPKIVAAYGGIYENAQVERSLGALIGRLVAASDNPAQNYQITLLNSPVVNAFALPGGYVYVTRGLLALSNDLSEIGAVIAHEMAHVTERHGIAREDKVRNTLLASKILSTVSIDSKTRERILKNSKNEIARFSQAQELAADKAGIRTLARAGLDPYGASRFLMSLDRYSSFRAGSVRSDDGDDFLMTHPSTPNRIRETINFARSFSGPEAARRSDDDRFLKSLDGVLFGDDSEEGYVRGSTFFHADLRIRFDLPAGSRIENTPRAVFATTEQGTAIRFDGVDVPIRQTLADYIQSGWIKGLDRSSIRTRKVEGLPVATADARRGKWAFRIALIRIGTATYRFLFATKTPDAGFFNAADSVVQSFRRLSLEEAASLKPLRIRVVEVPRNGNVRPLVRRMRGVAQPARLFRILNGISASNPVKPGQLVKIVSE; encoded by the coding sequence ATGAGCCTTGTACAGTTCGCATTCGTATCTGCGCGGCTTTGGCGTGGCCTCATGCTGTCCCTGCTGGCTGTTGCGCTTCTGTCTGGATGCCAGACGCTTAGCGGTGGCTTTGGACCGGTTACGCTGGGTGACAGGACGCAGAGCCGTGATGCCCGGATCGGGCGACAGGAACACCCCAAGATTGTTGCGGCCTATGGCGGAATTTATGAGAATGCCCAGGTAGAGCGCAGCCTTGGGGCCCTGATAGGCCGTCTGGTTGCTGCCTCTGATAATCCGGCCCAGAATTATCAGATCACCCTGCTGAATTCACCGGTCGTCAATGCCTTTGCCCTGCCGGGTGGTTATGTCTATGTGACGCGTGGCCTGCTTGCTCTTTCCAATGACCTCTCCGAGATCGGAGCCGTTATCGCGCATGAAATGGCACATGTGACAGAGCGACATGGTATCGCGCGGGAAGACAAGGTTCGAAACACGCTTCTGGCCAGTAAAATTCTCTCAACAGTCTCGATTGACAGCAAGACCCGCGAGCGCATTCTCAAGAATAGCAAAAACGAGATTGCCCGGTTCAGCCAGGCACAGGAACTGGCAGCCGACAAGGCCGGAATCAGAACCCTTGCGCGTGCCGGGCTTGACCCGTACGGAGCCTCGCGTTTCCTGATGTCGCTGGATCGGTATTCGTCCTTTCGGGCAGGGTCTGTTCGTTCGGATGATGGCGATGACTTTCTGATGACCCATCCGTCGACACCAAACCGGATTCGGGAGACCATCAATTTCGCCCGCTCATTTTCCGGACCTGAAGCAGCCCGCCGTAGTGATGATGACCGGTTCCTGAAGTCTCTCGATGGCGTTCTGTTCGGGGATGATTCCGAGGAAGGCTATGTGCGCGGCAGCACATTCTTTCATGCGGATCTGAGGATCCGTTTTGACCTGCCCGCAGGCAGCCGGATTGAGAACACGCCGCGTGCGGTTTTTGCGACCACAGAGCAGGGCACTGCCATCCGGTTTGACGGTGTGGATGTGCCGATCAGGCAGACATTGGCTGATTATATCCAGTCAGGCTGGATCAAGGGTCTGGACCGCTCCAGTATCAGAACCCGGAAGGTCGAGGGCCTGCCTGTTGCTACTGCAGATGCGCGTCGTGGCAAGTGGGCATTCCGGATCGCTCTGATCCGTATCGGGACTGCCACATACCGGTTCCTCTTTGCGACCAAGACACCGGATGCAGGCTTTTTCAACGCGGCGGACAGTGTTGTTCAGAGCTTCAGACGCCTGTCGCTGGAAGAGGCCGCCTCGCTGAAGCCTCTGCGTATCCGGGTGGTTGAGGTTCCGCGGAACGGGAATGTGCGACCGCTTGTCCGTCGCATGCGTGGTGTTGCTCAGCCCGCGCGTCTCTTCCGTATTCTGAACGGCATCAGCGCCAGTAACCCGGTTAAGCCCGGTCAACTGGTCAAGATTGTCTCCGAATAA
- a CDS encoding sulfite exporter TauE/SafE family protein, with protein sequence MEPAAFLFTVLPDDLGLWLSLLLIGVSFMTSALTAALGIGGGMVLLAVMASTMPGPALIPVHGVVQLGSNLSRMIIQRAFLHRATIVWFLVGSVVGGLIGGQIAVELPATLLKGLVGIFILLVTWGPKLRMDADSTLSVSMMAALSTILTMFVGVTGPFVAASLSSRFSERFEIVANHAACMSIQHLIKILVFGFLGFAFADWLGLIVLMIGSGYLGTRLGTHILKGLSPELFQRVFKALLTILALNLLGTTLWNVVG encoded by the coding sequence ATGGAACCGGCAGCATTTCTGTTCACTGTTCTGCCTGATGATCTTGGCCTCTGGCTCAGCCTGCTGCTGATCGGTGTCAGCTTTATGACCTCAGCATTGACGGCGGCTCTTGGCATCGGTGGCGGGATGGTGCTTCTGGCCGTGATGGCCAGCACTATGCCTGGTCCGGCCCTGATACCGGTGCATGGTGTTGTCCAGCTTGGGTCCAATCTGTCCCGGATGATCATCCAGCGGGCCTTTCTTCACCGGGCCACCATTGTCTGGTTTCTTGTTGGAAGTGTTGTGGGTGGCCTCATCGGGGGGCAGATTGCAGTGGAGCTGCCAGCAACTCTCCTGAAGGGACTCGTCGGGATATTCATCCTTTTAGTGACCTGGGGGCCAAAACTTCGGATGGATGCGGATTCGACCCTGTCTGTCTCCATGATGGCGGCTCTGTCGACCATCCTCACCATGTTTGTAGGAGTGACGGGGCCCTTTGTTGCGGCCAGCCTGTCGTCACGGTTCTCAGAACGCTTTGAAATTGTCGCCAACCATGCTGCCTGCATGAGCATCCAGCACCTGATCAAGATTCTGGTCTTCGGTTTTCTTGGCTTTGCCTTCGCCGACTGGCTGGGTCTGATTGTTCTGATGATCGGTTCCGGTTATCTCGGCACGCGTCTGGGTACGCATATTCTGAAAGGCCTGAGCCCGGAGCTTTTCCAAAGAGTTTTCAAGGCTCTCCTGACCATACTGGCTCTGAATCTGCTGGGGACGACACTGTGGAATGTTGTGGGCTGA
- a CDS encoding M20 aminoacylase family protein produces the protein MPVINRLADFHADIKAWRHDIHANPELQFDVHRTAGKVASLLQSFGVDEVVTGVGRTGVVGVIRGRSSESGRVVGMRADMDALPIEEVIDHPYKSTVPGKMHACGHDGHTAMLLGAARYLAETRNFDGTAVVIFQPAEEGGAGGKAMVDDGMMDRFGIQEVYGMHNMPGLPVGEFVLRPGPIMAAVDTFYLTIEGVGGHAARPQDCLDPIVVGSQVVTALQTIVSRTTDPLDSAVISITQFHGGDADNVIPHTVELVGSVRSLTPEVRIDLEQRIRTVIDGICAAHGAKPKLIYEKGYPVTRNHDKQTDFAASVARSVAGVPNVSTDIDPVMGAEDFSYMLEARPGAFIFVGNGDSEGLHHPEYDFNDEAIPFGSSYWARLAETAMPVSS, from the coding sequence ATGCCTGTTATCAACCGCCTTGCCGATTTTCATGCCGATATCAAAGCCTGGCGCCATGATATTCATGCCAATCCGGAATTGCAGTTCGATGTGCATCGGACAGCCGGGAAAGTGGCGAGCCTGCTCCAGTCATTCGGTGTTGATGAGGTGGTGACCGGGGTTGGCCGAACGGGTGTTGTCGGTGTGATCCGCGGGCGCTCTTCGGAATCAGGCCGTGTTGTTGGCATGCGGGCGGATATGGATGCCCTGCCGATAGAAGAGGTTATTGACCATCCCTACAAGTCAACAGTCCCGGGCAAGATGCATGCCTGTGGCCATGACGGGCATACGGCCATGCTGCTTGGTGCGGCGCGTTATCTGGCTGAGACGCGCAATTTTGACGGAACCGCCGTGGTGATTTTCCAGCCGGCGGAAGAGGGTGGTGCTGGCGGCAAGGCCATGGTGGATGATGGCATGATGGACCGCTTCGGTATTCAGGAAGTCTATGGCATGCACAATATGCCCGGCCTTCCGGTTGGGGAGTTTGTTCTGCGGCCGGGGCCGATTATGGCGGCGGTCGATACATTCTACCTCACGATTGAAGGTGTGGGTGGTCATGCGGCACGACCGCAGGATTGTCTTGACCCGATTGTGGTTGGCAGTCAGGTCGTAACAGCCCTGCAAACCATTGTCAGCCGGACAACTGACCCGCTCGATTCAGCCGTTATCTCCATTACCCAGTTCCATGGTGGGGATGCAGACAATGTTATCCCTCATACGGTTGAGCTGGTGGGGTCTGTTCGGTCCCTGACACCTGAGGTCCGCATTGACCTCGAACAACGGATCAGGACTGTGATCGATGGTATCTGTGCAGCGCATGGAGCAAAGCCGAAACTGATCTACGAGAAGGGTTATCCAGTGACCCGCAACCATGACAAACAGACTGATTTTGCAGCCTCTGTTGCCCGTTCTGTTGCAGGTGTGCCGAATGTCTCCACTGACATTGATCCGGTGATGGGAGCGGAGGATTTCTCCTATATGCTGGAAGCGCGCCCGGGAGCGTTCATCTTTGTGGGCAATGGCGACAGTGAAGGGCTTCACCATCCGGAATATGATTTCAATGATGAAGCGATCCCGTTTGGCTCTTCCTATTGGGCGCGCCTGGCTGAGACTGCGATGCCTGTATCATCCTGA
- a CDS encoding D-alanyl-D-alanine carboxypeptidase family protein, with protein sequence MTGRSVRSIWLGATLALAALVTQSVSALAGPYVVVNTRTGAVIDSSDANKPWFPASLTKLMTAYVTFEAIKSGKLTLNSPVRVSKRALAEPPSKMGFKVGTVMTVDNALKMVIVKSANDIAVALGETVSGSHDAFVRDMNRAAKALGMTRTRFANPNGLPDQRMRTTARDMALLGVAIRRNYPNHAHYFRIPAIRAGKRVLRSHNKLLEHFRGTNGMKTGFICASGFNIVASARRGNTELMAVVLGSLTAKDRAEMTANLLYHGFKGRGLDNKRTATSSLARLSPGFSAGPAPVNMRQEVCNRKRKPKPSAKKQGNGDSVAGTTLVATQVSYLGPRVRIMKPVRVRTGLPAGQTTTRKAPRRVPVPLPRPHGAIPAAAKSPAPQASSQTSSQASGQVTPRVPLPKRRPAAG encoded by the coding sequence ATGACAGGTCGGTCTGTGCGGTCCATCTGGCTTGGCGCAACTCTGGCGCTTGCAGCACTGGTTACCCAGTCCGTTTCGGCTCTGGCTGGCCCCTATGTTGTGGTGAACACCAGAACCGGCGCGGTGATTGATTCATCTGACGCGAACAAGCCCTGGTTTCCCGCCTCTCTGACCAAGCTGATGACCGCTTACGTCACATTTGAGGCGATCAAGTCAGGCAAGCTGACCCTCAATTCCCCGGTCCGCGTCTCAAAACGCGCGCTGGCAGAACCTCCCAGCAAGATGGGCTTCAAGGTCGGCACCGTGATGACGGTCGACAATGCACTGAAAATGGTCATCGTCAAATCTGCCAATGACATTGCGGTGGCTCTCGGAGAAACCGTCTCAGGCAGCCATGACGCCTTTGTCCGGGACATGAACCGCGCCGCAAAGGCTCTGGGGATGACCCGCACCCGGTTTGCCAACCCGAACGGCCTGCCGGACCAGCGCATGCGCACAACCGCCCGGGACATGGCGCTTCTGGGTGTTGCTATCCGTCGCAACTACCCGAACCACGCACATTACTTTCGCATTCCAGCCATCCGGGCCGGAAAGCGCGTTCTCAGGTCACACAACAAGCTTCTTGAGCATTTCCGCGGCACCAATGGCATGAAGACCGGCTTCATTTGCGCATCAGGTTTTAACATTGTTGCAAGCGCAAGACGCGGCAACACGGAACTGATGGCCGTAGTGCTCGGCTCTCTTACGGCAAAAGACCGGGCCGAGATGACAGCCAACCTGCTCTATCATGGATTCAAGGGGCGCGGTCTCGATAACAAGCGAACAGCAACCTCGTCGCTGGCGCGTCTCAGCCCGGGTTTTAGTGCAGGCCCGGCACCTGTGAACATGCGGCAGGAAGTCTGCAACAGAAAACGCAAACCCAAGCCGAGCGCAAAGAAACAGGGTAATGGGGATTCTGTCGCCGGAACCACTCTGGTTGCCACCCAGGTCAGCTATCTGGGCCCAAGGGTCCGCATCATGAAGCCGGTAAGGGTTCGTACCGGCCTGCCCGCCGGACAGACAACAACCCGCAAGGCACCACGCCGCGTGCCTGTGCCACTGCCAAGACCTCATGGTGCAATCCCGGCCGCGGCCAAATCACCGGCACCCCAGGCGAGCAGTCAGACAAGCAGTCAGGCAAGCGGACAGGTCACGCCGCGCGTCCCTCTTCCCAAACGACGCCCGGCTGCAGGATAA
- a CDS encoding CobW family GTP-binding protein, giving the protein MTRIVPISILTGFLGAGKTSLLNRLLADPALSDAAVIINEFGDVGLDHLLVEATTDGIIELSSGCLCCTVRGDLIDTLENFLDRLSTGQLKSLSRIVIETTGLADPVPVLQAVLAHPLFQGRYRVDQVITLVDAINGEQTLAQHEEARRQASVADTLVLTKTDLPDAIEKVGKLFSNLKALNPSARILDNQKDQPDASVLFSGDPFDPDTKAPNVRQWLNTDGFHEHDHSHHDHGHDHDHGHSHHHHHHDTNRHGDSIRSFAIEKDVTMSGAALEMAVNLLASAHGPKLLRMKGIVPVSDHPDKPVVLHGVQNVFHPPRILDKWPDDDRRLKLVFIVDGLDEAFVRELFDAFSDTVQIDRPDAQALTDNPLAVPGKTF; this is encoded by the coding sequence ATGACGCGTATCGTTCCAATCAGTATTCTGACCGGTTTTCTCGGCGCGGGAAAAACCAGCCTGCTGAACCGCCTTCTGGCTGACCCGGCCCTGTCTGACGCCGCCGTCATCATCAATGAGTTTGGCGATGTGGGTCTGGACCACCTGCTTGTGGAAGCAACAACAGACGGCATCATTGAACTGTCGTCAGGCTGCCTGTGCTGTACCGTGCGCGGCGATTTGATTGACACGCTTGAGAATTTTCTCGACAGGCTGTCCACAGGCCAGCTCAAGAGCCTGAGCCGGATTGTCATTGAGACAACAGGTCTGGCAGATCCCGTACCTGTCCTGCAGGCGGTTCTGGCCCATCCCCTGTTTCAGGGACGTTACCGCGTCGATCAGGTCATCACACTTGTGGATGCCATTAACGGCGAACAGACCCTGGCCCAGCACGAGGAAGCCAGGAGGCAGGCTTCCGTTGCCGATACACTTGTTCTGACAAAGACTGACCTGCCGGATGCTATTGAAAAAGTGGGAAAACTGTTCTCGAACCTGAAAGCACTCAACCCGTCAGCCCGCATTCTGGACAATCAGAAAGACCAGCCGGATGCATCCGTTCTGTTTTCGGGCGATCCGTTTGACCCAGACACCAAGGCACCGAATGTCAGGCAATGGCTCAACACTGACGGCTTCCATGAGCACGATCACAGCCATCATGATCATGGTCATGATCATGATCATGGGCACTCTCACCACCACCATCATCACGACACCAATCGACACGGGGACAGCATTCGCTCTTTCGCAATTGAGAAAGATGTCACAATGTCCGGCGCAGCCCTGGAGATGGCTGTTAATCTGCTGGCCTCGGCCCATGGCCCCAAACTGCTGCGGATGAAGGGCATCGTGCCTGTTTCAGACCATCCGGATAAGCCTGTCGTCCTGCATGGGGTCCAGAACGTCTTCCACCCGCCGCGCATTCTGGATAAATGGCCCGACGATGACCGGCGGCTAAAGCTTGTCTTCATTGTTGACGGGCTTGACGAGGCTTTTGTCCGGGAATTGTTTGACGCGTTCAGCGATACTGTTCAGATAGACAGACCAGATGCCCAGGCTCTGACAGACAACCCTCTTGCGGTGCCCGGGAAGACCTTCTGA
- a CDS encoding sulfurtransferase TusA family protein encodes MSKETDDFAERPVARVLDTRGVQCPLPVLKARKALKEIEAGQVLSVLATDPMAAIDIPHFCNEAGHDFLGQICVDDTVTDYRLAKG; translated from the coding sequence ATGAGCAAAGAGACAGATGACTTTGCGGAAAGACCAGTTGCCAGGGTCCTGGATACGCGTGGTGTCCAGTGTCCCCTGCCTGTGCTTAAAGCACGGAAAGCCTTGAAAGAAATTGAGGCCGGCCAGGTGCTGTCAGTGCTCGCAACAGACCCGATGGCGGCCATCGACATCCCGCATTTCTGTAATGAAGCCGGGCATGATTTTCTGGGTCAGATTTGTGTGGATGACACGGTAACAGACTATCGCCTGGCCAAAGGCTGA